Proteins from a single region of Prinia subflava isolate CZ2003 ecotype Zambia chromosome 10, Cam_Psub_1.2, whole genome shotgun sequence:
- the FOXE3 gene encoding forkhead box protein E3, which produces MNAAGFPCLRGMCTLPAPSPAASPGSPGPPRGSPQAPPVKPEPRGAGSSPAPPPPPEEPPPAAGGRRRKRPVQRGKPPYSYIALIAMAIANAAERKLTLGGIYKFITERFPFYRENPKKWQNSIRHNLTLNDCFVKIPREPGHPGKGNYWTLDPAAEDMFDNGSFLRRRKRFKRTDITTYPGYMQNSSAFTPPPAGRPAAPAAPYPNALCSPGYGPQLSSTVFHPYAAGAAPPAQHPRMFSIDSLISGQQALQPSPPSELGHPSLGLPGAELAPACSAGSSEPPCFQAQPVSPGLLGRAGPNSLAYPYAASPPHLPVAQGSYSPSSPQLYGAPNRLALPAMRAPACAEHGEQLLGLSASPLGQFGSGNTYMRQPNFPAGLERYM; this is translated from the coding sequence ATGAACGCGGCCGGCTTCCCCTGCCTGCGAGGCATGTGCACGCTGCCGGCGCCCAGCCCCGCGGCCAGCCCCGGCTCCCCCGGGCCGCCGCGGGGCTCTCCGCAGGCGCCGCCGGTGAAGCCGGAGCCGCGGGGCGCCGGgagcagcccggccccgccgccgccgcccgaggagccgccgcccgccgccggggGCCGCCGGAGGAAGCGGCCGGTGCAGCGGGGCAAGCCCCCGTACTCCTACATCGCCCTCATAGCCATGGCCATCGCCAACGCCGCCGAGAGGAAGCTCACCTTGGGGGGCATCTACAAGTTCATCACCGAGCGCTTCCCCTTCTACCGGGAGAACCCAAAGAAGTGGCAGAACAGCATCCGCCACAACCTGACCCTCAACGACTGCTTCGTCAAGATCCCCCGGGAGCCCGGGCATCCCGGCAAGGGCAACTACTGGACGCTGGATCCGGCCGCAGAGGACATGTTCGACAACGGGAGCTTCCTGCGCCGGAGGAAGCGCTTCAAGCGCACCGACATCACCACCTACCCCGGCTACATGCAGAACTCCAGCGCCTTCAcgcccccgcccgccggccGCCCCGCGGCACCCGCAGCGCCCTACCCCAATGCCCTGTGCTCGCCCGGCTACGGCCCGCAGCTCTCCAGCACCGTCTTCCACCCGTACGCAGCCGGGGCGGCACCGCCGGCGCAGCACCCCAGGATGTTCAGCATCGACAGCCTCATCAGCGGGCAGCAGGCCCTGCAGCCCTCACCGCCCTCCGAGCTGGGCCACCCATCGCTGGGCTTGCCCGGAGCCGAGctggctcctgcctgctctgcgGGCAGCTCCGAGCCCCCCTGCTTCCAGGCACAGCCCGTCAGCCCCGGCCTGCTGGGCCGCGCCGGCCCCAACTCCCTGGCGTACCCCTACGCCGCCTCGCCCCCGCACCTGCCCGTGGCCCAGGGCAGCTACTCGCCCAGCAGCCCGCAGCTCTACGGGGCTCCCAACAGACTGGCCCTGCCGGCCATGCGGGCCCCGGCCTGTGCCGAGCACGGcgagcagctcctggggctctcCGCCTCGCCCCTCGGCCAGTTCGGCTCCGGGAACACCTACATGAGGCAGCCCAACTTCCCCGCCGGCCTGGAGCGGTACATGTGA